The Devosia sp. 1566 sequence TCGCGTTGGACGGCATCATCACCATCTTCCGGGAACTGGCCGCCGCTGCGCGCGGGGAAGTCACCGCGGATGTGGTTTCGGCAACCCCGCTCACCTATGAGCAGGCCAGTGCCTTGAGCGAGACGTTGCGCGCCCGGATCGGCAAGACCGTCACGCTCCATCAATCGGTCGATCCCTCGTTGATCGGCGGCCTTCAGGTGAAGGTCGGATCGCAGATGATCGATTCTTCGCTCAAGACAAAATTGACCGCGATGAAGATCGCCATGAAAGAGGTCGGGTAAATGGACATCAAAGCCGCGGAAATTTCTGCGATCCTCAAGGACCAGATCAAGAATTTCGGCCAGGAAGCCCAGGTTTCCGAAGTCGGACAGGTGCTTTCCGTCGGTGACGGTATTGCCCGTGTTTACGGCCTCGACAAGGTGCAGGCCGGTGAGCTCGTCGAGTTCCCGGGCGGCATCAAGGGCATGGCGCTCAACCTCGAAGCCGACAATGTCGGCGTCGTGATCTTCGGCAATGACCGCTCGATCAAGGAAGGCGACGTCGTCAAGCGTACCGGCGCCATCGTGGACACCCCCGTGGGCAAGGGCCTGCTGGGTCGCGTTGTCGACGGCCTGGGCAATCCGATCGACGGCAAGGGCCCGATCGAATACACCGAGCGCCGCCGCGTCGACGTCAAGGCTCCCGGCATCCTGCCGCGCAAGTCGGTGCATGAGCCGATGTCGACTGGCCTCAAGGCCATCGACGCGCTGATCCCCGTTGGCCGTGGCCAGCGCGAGCTGATCATTGGCGACCGCCAGACCGGCAAGTCCGCCATCATCCTCGACACCTTCCTCAACCAGAAGCCCGCGCACGATGCCGGCGCTTCCGAGAGCGAGAAGCTGTACTGCATCTATGTCGCCGTGGGCCAGAAGCGCTCCACCGTGGCCCAGTTCGTGCGCCAGCTCGAAGAATCGGGCGCCCTGCCCTATTCCATCGTGATCGCCGCAACCGCTTCCGA is a genomic window containing:
- a CDS encoding F0F1 ATP synthase subunit delta gives rise to the protein MAAQSGVLTQIARPYASALFDLAQSENQLASVETGLSDVSRLMNESEDFSRFLRSPVITAEAKSVALDALLTRATVNPLVANFLRLVAKNGRLFALDGIITIFRELAAAARGEVTADVVSATPLTYEQASALSETLRARIGKTVTLHQSVDPSLIGGLQVKVGSQMIDSSLKTKLTAMKIAMKEVG